One Helicobacter cetorum MIT 00-7128 DNA window includes the following coding sequences:
- a CDS encoding DUF3943 domain-containing protein, with the protein MSDLLKMLQRLWIIYIIFLLLSLNVEAKSTKLEESLKHHSKNLAWQHFKERFKKSNTLYYTPSSRWKYLGTSAGILGISLVIGIVGLYLMPESVTNWDKQHFGVKSWFEDVRMGPRLDNDSFIFNEVLHPYFGAMYYMQPRMAGFSWMASALFSFVMSTAFWEYGLEAFVEIPSWQDLIITPLLGSLLGEGFYQLTRRIQNNGGKLFGSLFLGRLVIALMDPIGFIIRDLGLGEALGIYNKNEWHSSLSPSGLNITYKF; encoded by the coding sequence ATGTCAGATTTGCTTAAAATGTTGCAAAGATTATGGATAATTTATATTATTTTTTTGCTTTTAAGCCTTAATGTAGAGGCAAAAAGCACAAAACTTGAAGAATCACTCAAGCACCATTCCAAAAATCTTGCTTGGCAACATTTTAAAGAAAGGTTTAAGAAGAGTAACACGCTTTATTATACCCCTAGTAGTCGTTGGAAGTATCTAGGCACAAGCGCTGGAATTTTAGGAATCTCGTTGGTTATAGGTATTGTTGGGTTATACCTTATGCCAGAGAGTGTAACTAATTGGGATAAGCAACATTTTGGCGTGAAAAGTTGGTTTGAAGATGTGCGTATGGGGCCTAGATTAGATAATGATAGTTTTATTTTTAATGAAGTTTTACACCCTTATTTTGGCGCTATGTATTATATGCAACCCCGCATGGCAGGCTTTAGTTGGATGGCTTCGGCATTGTTTTCTTTTGTGATGTCAACGGCATTTTGGGAGTATGGCTTAGAGGCATTTGTAGAAATTCCTAGTTGGCAGGATTTAATCATTACACCATTATTGGGTTCATTGCTTGGAGAGGGGTTTTATCAGCTCACACGCCGTATTCAAAATAATGGTGGGAAGTTGTTTGGCTCATTATTTTTGGGGCGTTTAGTGATTGCTTTAATGGACCCTATAGGTTTTATTATTAGGGATTTAGGCTTAGGAGAGGCTTTAGGGATTTATAATAAAAATGAATGGCATTCAAGTCTTTCGCCAAGTGGTTTGAATATAACTTATAAATTTTGA
- a CDS encoding bifunctional 3,4-dihydroxy-2-butanone 4-phosphate synthase/GTP cyclohydrolase II, protein MFLKRVQEALEAFKNGEMIIVMDDEDRENEGDLVLAGIFSTPEKINFMATHARGLICVSLTKEIAQKFELPPMVSVNDSNHETAFTVSIDAKVAKTGISAFERHLTIDLLCKDTTKPSDFVRPGHIFPLIAKDGGVLARTGHTEASVDLCKLSGLKPVSVICEIMKEDGSMARRGDKFLGDFASKHNLKTLYVSDLISYRLQNENLLQILESKEKEFLNHKTKYYAFLDHQKKSHYAFKFEGSKPNDLAPLVRFHLIKEDYEFLSSNAYESFLRVLERLKLEGGYLIFMHAQTKESSVIKDFGIGALILKSLKIESFRLLSSSEDKEYKALSGFGLKLVETINF, encoded by the coding sequence ATGTTTTTAAAACGAGTTCAAGAGGCTTTAGAGGCCTTTAAAAATGGCGAAATGATAATTGTAATGGACGATGAAGATAGGGAAAATGAGGGCGATTTAGTTCTAGCTGGGATTTTCTCTACTCCAGAAAAAATTAATTTTATGGCTACGCATGCAAGGGGGCTAATCTGTGTGTCTTTAACCAAAGAAATCGCACAAAAATTTGAATTACCCCCTATGGTTAGCGTGAATGATTCTAATCATGAGACCGCTTTCACGGTTTCTATTGATGCTAAAGTTGCAAAAACGGGGATTTCTGCTTTTGAAAGGCATTTAACGATTGATTTATTATGTAAAGACACCACAAAGCCTAGCGATTTTGTGCGCCCGGGGCATATCTTTCCTTTGATTGCTAAAGATGGTGGGGTCTTAGCACGCACAGGTCATACAGAGGCAAGCGTGGATTTGTGTAAACTTAGTGGGTTAAAACCTGTAAGTGTGATTTGTGAAATTATGAAAGAAGATGGCTCTATGGCTAGAAGGGGCGATAAGTTCTTAGGCGATTTTGCCTCTAAGCATAATCTAAAAACCCTTTATGTCTCTGATTTGATTAGTTATCGCTTGCAAAATGAAAACTTACTTCAAATACTTGAAAGTAAAGAAAAGGAATTTTTAAATCATAAAACTAAGTATTATGCCTTTTTAGACCATCAAAAAAAGAGTCATTATGCGTTTAAATTTGAAGGCTCAAAGCCTAATGATTTAGCGCCTTTAGTGCGCTTTCATCTTATCAAAGAAGATTATGAGTTTTTAAGTTCAAATGCTTACGAATCCTTTCTTAGGGTTTTAGAGAGGTTAAAATTAGAGGGGGGGTATTTGATTTTTATGCATGCACAAACTAAAGAAAGCAGTGTGATTAAAGATTTTGGTATTGGGGCTTTAATCCTAAAAAGCCTTAAGATAGAGAGTTTTAGATTGCTTAGTTCTTCTGAAGATAAGGAATATAAAGCTTTAAGTGGTTTTGGGCTTAAGCTTGTAGAAACGATTAATTTTTAA
- the modA gene encoding molybdate ABC transporter substrate-binding protein translates to MLKKIIALILFCFINTLLAQDLKIAAAANLTHALKALIKEFQKEHPSTNISTSFGSSGKLYTQIAQNAPFDLFISADVARPKKLYDEKLTPFKAEVYAKGVLVLWSKNLKINSLEILKDPKIKHIAMANPNLAPYGKASLEVLEHLKLTTSLQSKIIYGTSVSQAHQFVLTNNTQIGFGALSLIDKKDKNLSYFIIDKALYTPIEQALIITKHGVNNPLAKVFKDFLFSPKAQAIFKEYGYIVD, encoded by the coding sequence ATGCTAAAAAAAATTATAGCCCTTATATTATTTTGTTTTATAAACACACTCTTAGCACAAGATTTAAAAATCGCCGCCGCCGCTAATCTTACGCATGCTTTAAAAGCCCTTATTAAAGAGTTTCAAAAAGAACACCCAAGCACAAATATCAGCACTAGCTTTGGCTCTTCAGGAAAGCTTTACACTCAAATTGCTCAAAACGCCCCTTTTGATTTATTTATCTCAGCAGATGTTGCTAGACCTAAAAAGCTTTATGATGAAAAATTAACTCCCTTTAAAGCCGAAGTTTATGCTAAAGGGGTATTAGTGTTATGGAGCAAGAATCTTAAAATTAATTCTTTAGAGATTCTTAAAGACCCTAAGATTAAGCATATTGCTATGGCTAATCCTAATTTAGCCCCCTATGGAAAAGCGAGCCTAGAAGTCTTAGAGCATTTAAAACTCACAACAAGCCTTCAATCTAAAATCATTTATGGCACTTCTGTTTCACAAGCGCATCAATTTGTTCTCACTAATAACACTCAAATAGGCTTTGGAGCGCTATCTTTAATAGATAAAAAGGATAAAAATCTCTCTTATTTCATTATTGATAAAGCCCTTTATACCCCTATTGAACAAGCCCTAATCATTACCAAGCATGGGGTTAATAACCCTTTAGCCAAAGTTTTTAAAGACTTCTTATTTAGCCCTAAGGCTCAAGCTATCTTTAAAGAATACGGCTACATTGTAGATTAA